The following proteins are co-located in the Polystyrenella longa genome:
- a CDS encoding efflux RND transporter periplasmic adaptor subunit — translation MQPIWISIPLMIGILMTSGCGNDETAAQTPGAAPPPTYVRVGPIVQKMIRPELKVVATLHPRRTSIVASGANGVVEEYIPDAGMYVEEGTILSTLRMRSTDLGIAQERAILKEREEQLKSLEAGSRPQEIEEAQAKLMAFQIARRVADQKFTRVEELFKKNAINKDERDDAQERSEAAEHLYAASKAAFDLVKQGPRQEDIEQARARVLAQKENIDYLLSERDKRITKAPFDGVIVETHSFVGQWLGQGDPIITLARMDLMVVIANVDQSMLQYITLGDKVNIQVPGTEQKQWEGQIASIVSQSNWESGSRLFPIRILVENKFQEVEGRKIPILKEGMHAEVVFRGPEVEAVLVHKDALVRTSGGKAIFVYEPTPDDPKNGTVKQYQIETDIGEKEMIRIYTPGEDLTGGQVVLEGAERLRPFQNVAILPENPTAESPASEAGPTGQDSATDINPANSPEEATSKETTDVTKEASPELEASTSAK, via the coding sequence ATGCAACCTATCTGGATCAGCATTCCACTGATGATCGGCATCCTGATGACCTCGGGTTGTGGCAATGATGAAACCGCTGCGCAAACACCGGGTGCAGCCCCTCCACCGACTTACGTCCGGGTTGGTCCGATCGTTCAAAAGATGATACGCCCCGAACTCAAAGTGGTTGCCACTCTTCATCCTCGACGAACTTCCATCGTTGCGTCCGGCGCGAACGGTGTCGTGGAAGAATATATTCCAGATGCGGGTATGTACGTCGAAGAAGGAACTATCCTTTCAACCTTGCGTATGCGTTCGACAGATTTGGGAATTGCCCAGGAACGAGCCATTCTCAAAGAACGTGAAGAACAATTAAAAAGTCTCGAAGCAGGTTCTCGACCTCAAGAGATTGAAGAAGCTCAAGCCAAATTAATGGCGTTCCAGATCGCACGCAGAGTGGCCGATCAAAAATTCACTCGCGTGGAAGAGCTCTTCAAAAAGAACGCCATCAATAAAGATGAAAGAGATGATGCACAGGAAAGGTCTGAAGCTGCCGAGCACCTTTATGCCGCTTCCAAAGCTGCTTTCGATTTAGTGAAGCAGGGTCCCCGACAGGAAGATATCGAACAGGCCCGGGCACGTGTCCTGGCTCAAAAAGAAAACATCGATTATCTCCTGTCCGAGCGCGACAAACGAATCACTAAAGCTCCTTTTGATGGTGTGATAGTAGAAACGCATTCATTCGTTGGTCAGTGGCTTGGTCAAGGCGATCCCATCATCACACTGGCGCGAATGGACCTGATGGTAGTTATCGCGAACGTCGACCAGTCGATGCTGCAATACATTACCTTAGGCGACAAAGTGAATATACAAGTTCCCGGAACCGAGCAGAAGCAATGGGAAGGCCAGATTGCCTCGATCGTTTCCCAGAGTAATTGGGAAAGCGGATCTCGATTATTCCCGATCCGAATTCTGGTTGAGAATAAGTTCCAGGAAGTGGAAGGTCGAAAGATTCCCATCCTCAAAGAAGGGATGCATGCGGAAGTCGTCTTCCGCGGGCCTGAGGTAGAAGCCGTTCTTGTTCACAAAGACGCGCTCGTCAGAACCTCTGGTGGAAAAGCGATCTTCGTCTACGAACCCACACCAGATGACCCCAAGAACGGAACAGTCAAGCAGTATCAAATTGAGACGGATATCGGTGAAAAGGAAATGATTCGCATTTACACCCCCGGTGAAGATCTCACCGGCGGACAGGTCGTGCTGGAAGGGGCGGAACGATTGAGACCTTTCCAAAACGTCGCCATCCTGCCCGAAAACCCGACAGCAGAATCGCCCGCATCGGAAGCAGGACCCACTGGTCAGGACTCGGCGACAGATATTAATCCTGCTAATTCTCCTGAAGAAGCGACATCGAAAGAAACGACTGATGTCACTAAGGAAGCCTCCCCCGAACTTGAGGCTTCGACCAGCGCGAAATAG
- a CDS encoding excinuclease ABC subunit UvrA, with the protein MSTSQDDHSIPVIRVRGARQHNLQGIDVDLPRGQLVVVTGVSGSGKSSLAFDTLFAEGQRKYFATLSLGSRKRFPILPRPDVDSISGLPPTLSLSQHRGHLSLRNTLGTTTEIDDFLRQLYARAGVVHCPHCGKVVSSQTSEQIVNRVLQFPERTRLMLLAPVWDRVSGANLEELFDKLVADGFVRARVNGELYDLNDAVDISPADEHTVEIVVDRLIMKEGIQSRLQESINTTLRQGDGECIVTTQQSGEEWVDHFFNERFACAECGISFPTVHPATFNFNSPQGACQECGGLGSIVLSPKTGSPESSANRIVDSNPCPKCKGERLNPLARKVIFEGKRFSELQRFSLDTLLDFFEHSLIDNTATADIKTTAESTSCFVPDSVGSLAAEKVIPEVKSRLHFLREVGLGYLSLSRQATTLSGGEYQRARLASTLGTGVTGACFVLDEPTSGLHARDTGRLLNVLRQLQNRGNSLIVIEHDLQTMREADYLVEIGPGAGTQGGQLVAAGSRETFVTRDTLTGKYLQRTHLETAPTSDSKDKPSSAGQLFVKGIACHNIHQLDVEIPLGQFVCFTGVSGSGKSSLLIDSIVPAIKRFLRNEPVELKLQGAEQIERVVQVDQRPLGQSPLSTPATYTGLWDIVRKLFTRTREARLRGFKSKRFSYLSAEGRCETCRGRGVEKIEMQSLTDLWVTCPTCGGKRFNAQTLSVRFYGKSVADILQMKISEAAQHFDKLSDMRMILQTLQDVGLGYLTLGQSALTLSGGESQRVKLATELSKQQIPRTLFVLDEPSSGLHPADLEQLIVLLRKLVEQGHSVWVIEHQPQIIAAADWLIEMGPGAGEGGGKVVAAGSPVELSREGGTATGELLSDWFGQ; encoded by the coding sequence ATGTCGACCTCTCAGGATGATCATTCAATCCCTGTTATTCGAGTACGGGGAGCGCGGCAACATAACCTTCAGGGGATAGATGTCGATTTACCCCGGGGCCAGCTCGTCGTGGTGACCGGCGTGAGTGGTAGCGGAAAAAGCTCGCTCGCTTTTGACACGCTCTTTGCCGAAGGTCAACGCAAGTATTTTGCGACCTTGTCCCTCGGATCGCGAAAGCGATTTCCTATTCTGCCCCGCCCTGATGTCGATTCCATCTCCGGTTTGCCGCCCACTCTCAGCCTTTCTCAACATCGGGGCCACTTGAGTCTGAGGAATACGCTGGGAACCACGACGGAAATCGATGACTTTCTGAGACAACTTTATGCTCGTGCGGGAGTCGTTCACTGTCCGCATTGTGGTAAAGTGGTCAGCAGCCAGACGTCCGAGCAAATTGTGAACAGGGTTCTGCAATTTCCCGAGCGGACTCGCCTGATGTTATTAGCCCCCGTTTGGGATCGAGTCAGTGGCGCCAATCTGGAAGAACTGTTCGACAAACTGGTGGCCGATGGATTTGTCCGCGCACGCGTGAATGGTGAACTGTACGATCTGAACGACGCAGTCGATATCTCCCCCGCCGATGAACATACCGTCGAGATTGTGGTTGATCGTCTCATCATGAAAGAGGGGATTCAATCGCGATTGCAGGAATCGATCAACACCACATTGAGACAGGGGGACGGAGAATGCATCGTCACGACCCAACAAAGTGGCGAAGAGTGGGTCGATCATTTCTTCAATGAACGATTCGCCTGTGCTGAATGCGGGATCAGTTTTCCTACGGTTCATCCGGCGACATTCAATTTCAACAGTCCGCAGGGGGCCTGTCAGGAATGCGGTGGGTTGGGAAGTATCGTTCTATCACCGAAAACGGGTTCGCCTGAGAGTTCGGCAAATCGAATAGTTGATTCCAATCCCTGTCCCAAGTGCAAAGGAGAACGTCTGAATCCACTGGCTCGAAAGGTCATCTTCGAGGGAAAGAGATTTTCCGAACTACAGCGGTTCAGCCTGGATACACTACTCGATTTCTTTGAGCACTCGCTTATTGATAATACTGCTACTGCGGATATTAAGACTACTGCGGAATCGACGTCTTGTTTCGTTCCAGATTCGGTGGGGTCGCTGGCGGCGGAAAAAGTGATTCCTGAAGTGAAATCGCGATTGCACTTTCTGCGAGAAGTCGGCTTGGGTTATCTGAGTTTGAGCCGTCAAGCAACCACCTTATCTGGTGGAGAATACCAGCGTGCTCGATTGGCTAGCACGTTGGGAACCGGCGTGACTGGGGCCTGTTTCGTGTTAGATGAGCCGACGAGCGGTCTGCACGCGCGAGACACCGGTAGATTATTGAATGTGCTTCGACAATTACAGAATCGAGGCAATAGCCTGATTGTGATCGAACATGATCTGCAGACAATGCGGGAGGCTGATTACCTTGTGGAGATCGGCCCCGGAGCTGGAACACAGGGAGGCCAACTGGTGGCAGCGGGAAGTCGGGAAACATTCGTGACGAGGGACACCTTGACTGGAAAGTACCTGCAACGCACTCATTTAGAAACAGCTCCAACATCTGATTCAAAAGACAAACCCTCTTCTGCTGGTCAACTCTTCGTTAAGGGCATTGCATGCCATAATATTCATCAACTTGATGTCGAGATCCCTCTCGGTCAATTTGTTTGTTTCACCGGGGTGAGTGGAAGCGGAAAAAGTAGTCTGTTGATAGACTCAATTGTGCCGGCGATAAAACGATTTCTGCGGAACGAGCCCGTGGAATTAAAGTTGCAAGGTGCCGAACAAATCGAACGAGTGGTTCAGGTCGATCAACGTCCCCTGGGCCAGAGTCCACTTTCGACACCCGCAACTTACACCGGGTTGTGGGACATCGTTCGAAAGTTGTTCACCCGGACGCGTGAGGCGCGCCTACGTGGATTTAAGTCGAAGCGGTTCAGTTACCTGTCAGCGGAAGGACGCTGTGAAACTTGTCGGGGAAGAGGTGTCGAGAAGATCGAGATGCAATCGCTAACCGACTTATGGGTGACTTGTCCCACTTGCGGCGGTAAGCGATTTAACGCGCAGACACTTTCCGTTCGTTTTTACGGCAAATCAGTCGCAGACATTCTACAGATGAAGATCAGCGAAGCGGCCCAGCATTTCGATAAATTGTCCGACATGAGAATGATTCTGCAGACGTTGCAGGATGTCGGTTTAGGATATTTGACCCTCGGTCAATCGGCGTTAACCCTTTCGGGCGGAGAATCGCAACGCGTGAAGCTGGCAACCGAACTCAGTAAACAGCAAATTCCACGCACTTTGTTTGTTCTTGATGAACCCAGTTCTGGACTGCACCCGGCGGATCTCGAACAACTTATCGTATTGTTGCGTAAACTGGTCGAGCAGGGGCATTCTGTTTGGGTGATAGAACATCAACCGCAAATCATCGCGGCTGCCGACTGGTTAATCGAAATGGGACCCGGTGCCGGGGAGGGCGGAGGGAAAGTGGTCGCAGCAGGTAGTCCTGTCGAACTAAGCCGAGAGGGAGGTACAGCGACAGGCGAGTTGCTGTCCGACTGGTTCGGTCAGTAG
- a CDS encoding winged helix-turn-helix domain-containing protein produces MELQGSEVDEIGIAAGLVWNYLTEKGPVTLSKLSREIDAPRDLVMQGVGWLARESKIEFHPGPRSKLVSLKTD; encoded by the coding sequence ATGGAATTACAGGGTAGTGAGGTGGATGAAATCGGCATTGCTGCTGGTTTAGTATGGAATTATCTGACCGAAAAAGGACCAGTCACCTTAAGCAAACTCTCTCGAGAAATAGACGCTCCTCGCGATTTAGTCATGCAAGGAGTAGGTTGGTTGGCTCGCGAGTCCAAAATAGAATTTCATCCTGGTCCTCGTAGTAAACTTGTTTCGCTAAAGACAGATTAA
- a CDS encoding tetratricopeptide repeat protein translates to MTEATQIDLLEKQARSKYKHKEYADAITLYQQVLQEEESRSSAHIGLASAAFSNKDYELAATHFERAIQLNPSNGKLLINLGAIYNKLERYQDAAGILRKGLLRERKSVEGHFNIGYANRHLKQFALAVSSYRDAINLDPEFVDAYVNLGEVYIEMGNFQQALVQFNKAVELKPDYPRALRGIDAAKAAVDSSRNAFSPFGRLVTDDQLAVNQQEESTRDLDEPERVVDRQKVYDLGRELEGLTTELIRMMQDQLEEKVTHLHKAVLQEGDAPTELYSAHLKYKEAMKRFRETQEKLKTKSDELRQHESELKSPQV, encoded by the coding sequence ATGACAGAAGCAACGCAAATCGATCTGCTGGAAAAGCAGGCCCGCAGTAAATATAAGCATAAGGAATATGCTGACGCGATCACTCTGTATCAGCAGGTCCTGCAGGAGGAAGAGTCCCGGTCTTCCGCTCACATTGGATTGGCGTCTGCTGCATTCTCTAATAAAGATTATGAATTGGCCGCGACTCATTTTGAGCGAGCCATTCAGTTAAATCCATCCAATGGCAAATTGCTGATCAATCTCGGGGCAATTTACAACAAACTGGAACGGTACCAGGACGCCGCCGGGATCCTTCGCAAAGGATTATTACGCGAGAGAAAGTCTGTTGAAGGTCATTTCAATATCGGATACGCCAACCGACATTTGAAACAGTTTGCCTTGGCTGTCTCTTCCTATCGGGACGCGATTAATCTCGATCCGGAATTCGTTGACGCGTATGTGAATCTAGGTGAAGTCTATATTGAAATGGGTAATTTCCAGCAAGCTCTGGTGCAGTTCAATAAAGCTGTGGAACTCAAACCGGATTATCCTCGGGCGCTACGGGGGATTGATGCTGCAAAGGCGGCTGTTGACAGTTCCCGAAATGCGTTCAGTCCTTTTGGAAGACTCGTTACTGATGATCAGTTGGCGGTAAACCAACAGGAAGAATCAACACGCGATCTGGATGAGCCTGAGCGGGTCGTCGATCGTCAGAAAGTTTATGATCTAGGACGGGAGCTGGAAGGTCTGACTACGGAACTGATCCGAATGATGCAGGACCAGTTGGAGGAGAAAGTGACTCATCTGCATAAAGCGGTTCTGCAAGAAGGGGACGCTCCGACGGAACTTTATTCCGCTCACCTTAAGTACAAAGAGGCGATGAAACGCTTCAGAGAAACCCAGGAGAAGCTGAAAACGAAATCAGACGAGCTGCGTCAGCACGAATCGGAACTGAAAAGTCCCCAAGTTTAA
- a CDS encoding MarR family winged helix-turn-helix transcriptional regulator yields MLEYDFEQSLGYWTALTSHAYRRTLDAELNRQNITIRQWEVLALLSLNGEQNQVQLADQLCIEPPTLAGVIKRMERDGWLERTCCQEDRRKNNIRPTPKAEALWQQMVDCCRKIRAQATAGMTEEEINQYISLCQRVIKNMNANVGFSLRNCSSSQSVPKASDPKMQELES; encoded by the coding sequence ATGCTGGAATATGATTTTGAACAGAGTCTTGGCTACTGGACAGCATTAACATCCCATGCCTACCGTCGCACTCTGGATGCAGAACTGAATCGCCAAAACATTACGATCCGACAATGGGAAGTACTCGCCTTGCTCTCCCTGAACGGTGAGCAGAATCAAGTTCAACTGGCGGATCAACTTTGCATAGAACCTCCGACTCTAGCGGGGGTCATCAAACGGATGGAACGCGATGGTTGGCTTGAACGTACTTGCTGTCAGGAAGATCGACGTAAAAACAACATCCGCCCCACTCCTAAAGCGGAAGCCCTGTGGCAACAGATGGTCGACTGCTGTCGAAAGATACGTGCCCAGGCAACTGCCGGGATGACCGAGGAAGAAATCAACCAGTACATCAGTTTGTGCCAACGCGTCATCAAGAATATGAATGCGAATGTTGGCTTTTCTCTGAGGAACTGCTCTTCAAGTCAGTCCGTCCCAAAAGCATCCGATCCTAAGATGCAGGAACTCGAGTCCTGA
- a CDS encoding DNA internalization-related competence protein ComEC/Rec2 — protein MSSSTPPESSRLDTQSLYNQTVVILRRQPLILLLLPFAAGIATWEQIEAIVPITAVVLCWMVLLGSWFYSRRGSGHTLGFSCLLGICFLTGMLHLYAAYLPAGRQDIRELVEPERRLIRVHGKLLSTPIVKQKQVSERAPDWQRVPATTADLAIEHVYAGKTPVPFTGRLWITIRGEGLKADRGDHIETTGWLEQPFAASNPGEFDFRSYLKHQGIRGILRVQDAASVRPFSTNEDSTKESTSDWTSLIRHHWRQFAAKHLKPENQSLAGAMILGVRNNITPEQQEQFSQTGTMHFLAVSGLHVGILIFFLIGAGKLIRIPRNWLPYLVIITIWMYAFITDMNPPVMRASFLATFVFVGKLLARQATLLNLLSLAGLVLLVWQPTMMFDVGAQLSFLAVAAIIWGNESLPFRRTSTNLDHPNWRKHLGSIVSGLKKVTRLTLSIWLFTAPLVLLIFHFIAPIGLLINVILAPLVMVMLWTGYLMSVFLFLLPPLAVLLSYPFDAFLSLFQSLIGMAHEHGWGTWYAPSPPVWFLVLYYVSLLGFAAARQLHPQFARWRWIATGATIAVAFLLLFLPQLTKPLTITVLNVGHGSAILVEYPNGNRLLYDVGSIDGGKRAARAVQNLLWNQGEMGINCLLVSHADVDHFNGTHTLIATMPIATVCCSPQFLDFDQPAVDELIEKLDRADIPVQLIQAGDQLRIDEKVATKVLFPQARTRLHQDNDHSVVLLIEYAGRRILLTGDLEPEGQQELQHLLDGRLPVDLLTAPHHGAHEANGRSLFEQFSPGIVTVSSNSYLPETARELQRQIPDGEAVYFTRNQGAIRIEIDSKGELRVQTFLQESKN, from the coding sequence ATGAGCTCATCTACTCCCCCCGAAAGCTCACGACTCGATACCCAATCACTTTACAATCAAACGGTGGTGATCCTGCGTAGACAGCCGCTTATCCTGCTGCTACTTCCCTTTGCTGCCGGCATCGCAACCTGGGAACAGATTGAGGCAATTGTTCCAATCACAGCCGTCGTTTTATGCTGGATGGTCTTGCTGGGAAGCTGGTTCTATTCTCGGCGAGGTAGCGGACATACTTTGGGGTTTAGTTGCCTGCTTGGGATTTGCTTTCTCACGGGAATGCTCCATTTGTATGCCGCGTACTTACCTGCAGGACGACAGGACATACGCGAGCTAGTTGAACCCGAACGCCGTTTGATTCGAGTTCATGGGAAATTACTGTCGACGCCCATCGTCAAACAGAAACAAGTCAGCGAGCGCGCTCCAGACTGGCAGCGAGTTCCTGCAACCACCGCCGATCTAGCAATCGAACATGTCTACGCCGGGAAAACGCCCGTTCCCTTCACCGGTAGGCTGTGGATCACTATTCGAGGTGAAGGCCTGAAGGCTGACCGTGGAGACCATATCGAAACGACTGGTTGGTTGGAGCAACCTTTTGCCGCCTCAAACCCGGGTGAGTTTGATTTCCGTTCTTATTTAAAACATCAGGGAATCAGGGGCATATTACGTGTACAGGACGCCGCCAGCGTACGCCCTTTTTCAACGAATGAGGACTCTACAAAAGAGAGTACATCAGATTGGACGAGCCTTATCCGTCACCATTGGCGACAATTTGCAGCCAAACATCTAAAACCTGAAAACCAGAGTCTTGCCGGCGCGATGATTTTAGGAGTTCGCAATAACATTACTCCGGAACAGCAGGAACAGTTCAGCCAGACAGGAACAATGCATTTTCTGGCCGTCTCCGGATTGCACGTTGGTATCTTGATCTTCTTTCTGATTGGTGCAGGCAAACTGATTCGAATCCCACGCAATTGGTTGCCCTATCTGGTAATCATCACCATCTGGATGTATGCGTTCATCACAGACATGAATCCCCCCGTCATGCGAGCATCTTTTCTCGCTACCTTTGTCTTTGTAGGAAAGCTTCTAGCAAGACAGGCCACGCTTCTGAACCTGCTATCTCTGGCGGGGCTGGTTCTTCTGGTCTGGCAACCGACCATGATGTTTGATGTTGGGGCGCAGCTCTCTTTCCTGGCAGTCGCCGCCATCATCTGGGGCAATGAGAGTTTGCCGTTCAGAAGAACATCAACGAATCTCGACCACCCCAATTGGCGAAAACACCTCGGTTCGATCGTGTCCGGTTTAAAAAAGGTAACGCGTTTGACGCTCTCTATCTGGCTGTTTACGGCACCACTCGTGCTGCTGATATTTCATTTCATCGCACCGATCGGTTTACTTATCAACGTGATACTCGCGCCGTTAGTCATGGTAATGCTGTGGACAGGCTACCTGATGAGTGTTTTTCTGTTTCTGCTCCCCCCCTTGGCAGTTCTTCTTTCTTACCCTTTTGATGCCTTTCTCAGTCTGTTTCAATCCCTCATTGGTATGGCTCACGAACACGGCTGGGGAACCTGGTATGCACCTTCACCTCCCGTTTGGTTTCTTGTACTTTACTATGTCAGCCTGCTCGGTTTTGCTGCCGCCAGACAGTTGCACCCGCAGTTCGCTCGCTGGCGGTGGATTGCAACTGGAGCAACCATCGCAGTCGCTTTTCTGTTACTCTTCCTCCCTCAATTAACAAAGCCGTTGACCATCACTGTTCTCAATGTGGGCCACGGATCAGCCATTCTCGTGGAGTATCCGAACGGGAATCGATTGCTATACGATGTTGGTTCCATTGACGGAGGGAAACGAGCAGCTCGGGCAGTTCAGAATCTCCTTTGGAATCAAGGAGAGATGGGGATCAACTGTCTGTTGGTCTCCCATGCAGACGTCGACCATTTCAATGGTACCCATACACTCATAGCTACGATGCCAATCGCTACCGTCTGCTGTTCACCTCAGTTTCTGGACTTCGATCAACCTGCCGTCGACGAACTCATTGAAAAACTGGACAGAGCTGATATTCCTGTCCAGCTCATTCAAGCAGGCGACCAACTCAGAATTGATGAGAAGGTGGCAACCAAGGTCTTGTTTCCACAAGCAAGGACACGACTCCATCAAGACAATGACCATAGCGTGGTGCTGTTGATCGAATATGCGGGCAGGCGAATTCTGCTTACAGGCGATCTGGAACCGGAGGGACAGCAGGAATTACAACATCTGCTGGATGGGAGGCTCCCGGTTGATCTTTTGACTGCTCCTCACCATGGGGCACACGAAGCCAATGGGCGTTCCTTATTCGAGCAGTTCTCTCCTGGTATCGTCACAGTGAGCAGCAATAGTTATTTACCAGAGACAGCACGCGAGCTACAACGGCAGATACCCGATGGCGAGGCAGTCTATTTCACCCGAAACCAGGGAGCCATTCGTATCGAAATCGACTCGAAAGGCGAGCTTCGTGTTCAAACATTCCTACAGGAATCGAAGAATTAA